The Deinococcus koreensis genome window below encodes:
- the rplS gene encoding 50S ribosomal protein L19 has translation MQSQIKTNRGAILRAVEQPHIKTDHPEFRPGDTVRVETKVVEGTRTRNQAFEGVVIAMNGTGSRKSFTVRKISFGEGVERVFPFSSPLLAKVTVLERGKVRRAKLYYLRDLRGKAARIKSDRSRVMKDAAASKAAKASAASEAQAQATAEAPLGE, from the coding sequence ATGCAGAGCCAGATCAAGACCAACCGTGGTGCCATCCTGCGCGCCGTCGAGCAGCCCCACATCAAGACCGACCACCCCGAGTTCCGCCCCGGCGACACCGTGCGCGTGGAGACCAAGGTCGTGGAAGGCACCCGCACCCGCAACCAGGCCTTCGAGGGCGTCGTCATCGCCATGAACGGTACGGGCAGCCGCAAGAGCTTCACCGTCCGCAAGATCTCCTTTGGTGAAGGCGTGGAGCGCGTGTTCCCCTTCTCCAGCCCGCTGCTGGCCAAGGTCACCGTGCTGGAACGCGGCAAGGTGCGCCGCGCCAAGCTGTACTACCTGCGCGACCTGCGTGGCAAGGCCGCCCGCATCAAGAGCGACCGCAGCCGCGTGATGAAGGACGCCGCCGCCAGCAAGGCCGCCAAGGCCAGCGCGGCCAGCGAAGCCCAGGCTCAGGCGACCGCCGAAGCGCCCCTCGGCGAGTAA
- a CDS encoding PsbP-related protein: MKRFALTLALFCGALSPLTLAQTATPASPTTPPAAGERTIEAITATSQKGYSIRVPAGWTPFKNVPGADVAFVSKPLGTIRPTVTVVVNDVPADLKVTLADVRDINVKNLPSLSKESLKIVGEKTIKLSGRDAILWTLVGNGEGGQVRWTQVFTVKNNRIFTATLVTPVGAPAELLESGRAILTSLTLK; the protein is encoded by the coding sequence GTGAAACGTTTTGCCCTGACCCTGGCCCTGTTCTGCGGGGCGCTGTCTCCCCTGACCCTGGCCCAGACGGCCACCCCGGCCTCTCCGACCACGCCCCCGGCCGCGGGTGAGCGGACGATTGAGGCCATCACCGCCACCAGCCAGAAGGGCTACTCCATCCGCGTGCCCGCCGGCTGGACACCGTTCAAGAACGTGCCCGGCGCGGACGTGGCGTTCGTCAGCAAGCCGCTGGGCACCATCCGCCCGACGGTGACCGTGGTGGTCAACGACGTGCCCGCCGACCTGAAGGTGACCCTGGCCGACGTGCGCGACATCAACGTCAAGAACCTGCCCTCGCTGAGCAAGGAGAGCCTGAAGATCGTCGGCGAGAAGACGATCAAGCTGAGCGGCCGGGACGCCATCCTCTGGACGCTGGTCGGCAACGGCGAGGGCGGCCAGGTGCGCTGGACGCAGGTGTTCACCGTCAAGAACAACCGCATCTTCACCGCCACGCTGGTCACGCCGGTCGGCGCGCCCGCCGAACTGCTGGAGAGCGGCCGCGCGATCCTGACCAGCCTGACCCTGAAATAA
- a CDS encoding transglycosylase domain-containing protein — MMGRWPRTPFIRGPQPWTLRRLLRAGLAGVGVLTLGTVGLGLAGALSTGAWGRAWNLRSELLPIEVQDRRGDPLGVIDHCQERSAVNAVPCRESLSVPLSGVSPAFLLAYVAKEDVRFFSHAGVDLGRLPRALLSGAGGSTITMQLLKNSVLAGHFDYDTGREGLGLVLGRKAAEFVLAPLITWRYGRREVLAMSVNSLPWIGIGQRKGIYDAARAVFGSDPADLTLAQSAFLVGLLPAPGRYLVSEDTPPETATARFRAMRRSQLVTLNILRTRGLISEQTYQEAAATPLEPRLWQVEYAGSGGDLRVVSAVRRQGYRQEPEPVWAMQELVRRELRSSGLDPRRVGRVVLTIDAGAQAALSRRVSGEGETGARPPGTAEGAAIVDVRGGGVIALASSTGGEQSSQPGRQWAAVARRPVASTVKPLLYAVSFGEGLTQLSTFRDEATRYGAQAIGNNSGTFLNRAVSVREANTRSLNTVAVQVGSGREAALRRVLAGVGYTEDPGNRSSPALGTWRASPLSVAAAYASFASAGQLCPPHLLAEAYDRSGRPLPLPRRACAELWDEVVAAQTFDLLTGAVQDRASHVRFLRPSLADRLTGRAMPLGAKSGTTDDVNDTWCAGLTPQYAMAVWLGDPDGRVSVPVNLYREQAACRELSLLRTLPHDLKTPPAPPGLTRVGGVAVPLAGLRPRNPTPPSPR, encoded by the coding sequence ATGATGGGCCGCTGGCCGCGCACGCCGTTTATCCGGGGGCCGCAGCCCTGGACACTGCGCCGCCTGCTGCGGGCTGGGCTGGCGGGGGTGGGGGTGCTCACGCTGGGCACCGTGGGGCTGGGGCTGGCGGGGGCGCTGAGCACCGGGGCCTGGGGCCGGGCCTGGAACCTGCGCTCGGAACTCCTGCCCATCGAGGTGCAGGATCGCCGGGGCGACCCGCTGGGCGTGATCGACCACTGCCAGGAACGCAGCGCCGTGAACGCCGTGCCCTGCCGCGAGTCGCTGAGCGTGCCGCTTTCGGGGGTCTCGCCGGCCTTCCTGCTGGCCTACGTGGCCAAGGAGGACGTGCGCTTCTTCTCGCACGCCGGGGTCGACCTGGGAAGATTGCCCCGCGCGCTTCTCAGCGGCGCGGGCGGCAGCACGATCACCATGCAGCTGCTGAAGAACAGCGTGCTGGCCGGCCACTTCGACTACGACACCGGCCGCGAGGGCCTGGGGCTGGTGCTGGGCCGCAAGGCCGCCGAGTTCGTGCTGGCGCCGCTGATCACCTGGCGCTACGGCCGGCGCGAGGTGCTCGCCATGAGCGTCAATTCGCTGCCCTGGATCGGCATCGGGCAGCGCAAGGGCATCTACGACGCGGCGCGGGCCGTGTTCGGCAGCGACCCGGCCGACCTCACGCTGGCGCAGAGCGCCTTTCTGGTGGGCCTGCTGCCCGCGCCGGGGCGCTACCTCGTGTCGGAAGACACCCCACCCGAGACCGCCACCGCCCGCTTCCGCGCCATGCGCCGCTCGCAGCTCGTGACCCTGAACATTCTGCGGACGCGTGGGCTGATCTCCGAACAGACCTATCAGGAGGCGGCGGCCACCCCGCTGGAGCCCCGGCTGTGGCAGGTGGAATACGCGGGCTCGGGCGGCGACCTGCGCGTGGTGAGCGCCGTGCGGCGCCAGGGTTACCGCCAGGAGCCCGAGCCGGTGTGGGCCATGCAGGAACTCGTGCGACGTGAACTGCGCTCGTCTGGTCTCGATCCCCGGCGGGTGGGGCGCGTGGTGCTGACCATCGACGCGGGCGCCCAGGCTGCGCTCTCCCGCCGGGTGAGCGGTGAGGGTGAGACCGGCGCCAGGCCCCCCGGCACCGCCGAGGGCGCGGCCATCGTGGACGTGCGGGGCGGGGGCGTGATCGCGCTGGCGAGCTCCACCGGCGGCGAGCAGAGCAGCCAGCCGGGGCGGCAGTGGGCGGCGGTGGCCCGGCGGCCGGTCGCCAGCACCGTCAAGCCGCTGCTGTACGCGGTCTCTTTCGGCGAGGGCCTGACCCAGCTTTCCACCTTCCGGGACGAGGCCACGCGCTACGGGGCGCAGGCCATCGGCAACAACTCCGGCACCTTCCTGAACCGCGCGGTCAGCGTGCGCGAGGCCAACACCCGATCGCTGAACACCGTGGCCGTGCAGGTCGGCAGCGGGCGCGAGGCCGCGCTGCGGCGCGTGCTGGCGGGGGTGGGCTACACCGAAGACCCCGGCAACCGCTCCAGCCCGGCGCTGGGCACCTGGCGGGCCTCGCCGCTGAGCGTGGCGGCGGCCTACGCCTCCTTCGCCTCTGCCGGCCAGCTCTGCCCGCCGCACCTGCTGGCCGAGGCCTACGACCGCTCGGGCCGCCCCCTCCCGCTGCCCCGCCGGGCCTGCGCGGAGCTGTGGGACGAGGTGGTGGCCGCCCAGACCTTCGACCTCCTGACCGGCGCGGTGCAGGATCGTGCCAGCCACGTCCGCTTCCTGCGGCCCTCGCTGGCTGACCGCCTGACGGGCCGCGCCATGCCGCTGGGCGCCAAATCCGGCACCACCGACGACGTGAACGACACGTGGTGCGCGGGCCTGACCCCGCAGTACGCGATGGCCGTCTGGCTGGGCGATCCGGACGGCCGCGTCAGCGTGCCGGTAAACCTCTACCGCGAGCAGGCCGCCTGCCGGGAACTCTCTTTGCTGCGAACCCTGCCCCACGACCTGAAGACCCCCCCGGCGCCGCCCGGCCTGACCCGCGTGGGCGGCGTGGCGGTGCCCCTCGCCGGCCTCAGACCCCGCAATCCCACCCCGCCCTCACCGCGCTGA
- a CDS encoding VWA domain-containing protein, which yields MPIPAALSLLPLLVPTPLSAASVLGLTTPPLHLVLAVDMTGSSKNPAYGYARQARLLAQSVMLNQVRSGDTLSLLRVCSGVQTVADFTFQSKSGARLARADILRYTDALTRPCTGRGSAISAALSQAGTLAARTTGVRDVLILFTDGALNDDPQRASLGGRVQTLLGASATRQLFLAGLSPEAGAGGTSIRDAFVKALGAAADDRRVLMAGAYDLQNVYPVFAERVKKARSGA from the coding sequence ATGCCCATCCCCGCCGCCCTGAGCCTGCTGCCCCTGCTGGTGCCCACGCCCCTGAGCGCCGCCTCCGTGCTGGGTCTGACCACCCCGCCCCTGCATCTGGTGCTGGCGGTGGACATGACCGGCAGCTCCAAGAACCCGGCCTACGGCTACGCCCGGCAGGCCCGGCTGCTCGCCCAGAGCGTGATGCTCAATCAGGTGCGCTCCGGCGACACGCTGAGCCTGCTGCGGGTGTGCAGCGGCGTGCAGACGGTCGCGGATTTCACCTTCCAGTCCAAAAGTGGCGCCCGGCTCGCCCGCGCCGACATCCTGCGCTACACCGACGCCCTGACGAGACCCTGCACCGGCAGGGGCAGCGCCATCAGCGCCGCGCTCTCGCAGGCGGGCACCCTGGCCGCCCGCACCACGGGCGTGCGCGACGTGCTGATCCTCTTCACCGACGGCGCCCTGAACGACGACCCGCAGCGCGCGAGCCTGGGCGGCCGGGTGCAGACCCTGCTGGGCGCCAGCGCGACCCGGCAGCTCTTCCTGGCCGGACTGAGCCCCGAGGCCGGCGCGGGCGGTACGTCCATCCGGGACGCCTTCGTGAAGGCGCTGGGCGCCGCGGCCGACGACCGCCGGGTGCTGATGGCCGGGGCCTACGACCTCCAGAACGTCTACCCGGTCTTCGCCGAGCGCGTGAAGAAGGCCCGGAGCGGCGCGTGA
- a CDS encoding histidine phosphatase family protein: protein MPRTLHLIKHGRPTIVPGVPAHEWALAEGALDGLPALVARLTPRPDLVVSSEEPKAVATAQGLAAALGVPHRRMVGLHEQLRYTSPFHADPADFEAEIARFFQHPDQVVSGEESAEGARSRFGNAVNAVLAANGQDTIAIVAHGTVISLLAAQANRLDPLPLWRSLGLLGVLTLDVPGLRLRER from the coding sequence ATGCCGCGCACCCTCCACCTCATCAAACATGGAAGACCGACGATCGTTCCGGGCGTGCCGGCGCACGAGTGGGCACTGGCGGAAGGTGCGCTGGACGGCCTCCCGGCGCTGGTCGCCCGGCTCACCCCCCGGCCCGACCTCGTGGTGTCCAGCGAGGAGCCCAAGGCGGTGGCGACGGCTCAGGGGCTGGCGGCGGCGCTGGGGGTGCCGCACCGACGCATGGTCGGCCTGCACGAACAGCTGCGCTACACGTCCCCCTTCCACGCCGATCCTGCCGACTTCGAGGCCGAGATCGCCCGGTTCTTCCAGCATCCGGATCAGGTCGTGTCGGGTGAGGAGAGTGCCGAGGGTGCCCGAAGCCGCTTCGGCAACGCGGTGAACGCCGTCCTGGCCGCCAATGGGCAGGACACCATCGCCATCGTCGCGCACGGCACGGTGATCAGCCTGCTGGCGGCCCAGGCGAACAGGCTCGACCCGCTGCCGCTGTGGCGGTCGCTGGGGCTGCTGGGCGTGCTCACACTCGACGTTCCTGGCCTGCGTCTGCGGGAACGTTAG
- a CDS encoding SMP-30/gluconolactonase/LRE family protein translates to MTAVLLTAALAACGLVKAPLVSTYTLPGNAVYPEGIAHRAGSQNFYVGSTTDGTIFRGTLGKAATEVFLAPTAERPTAIGMKVDEQGRLFIAGGPSGKVFVYDTASKALIQAFSTPAATATFLNDVTLTPDAAYITDSQRPVLFRIGRTAGGLGTLESWLDFTGTPLQYVAGFNLNGIASTPDGKYLIVVQSNTGKLFRITVADKSVTEINLGGAAVTSGDGILLSGQTLYVVRNSAVLIVPVALSADFSSGTLGTAFTDPSLRFPTTIAQEGNRLLVVNSQFDKRGPGLTPELPFTVSNVALPR, encoded by the coding sequence ATGACTGCCGTGCTGCTGACCGCCGCCCTCGCCGCCTGTGGTCTCGTCAAGGCCCCCCTGGTGAGCACCTATACGCTGCCTGGAAACGCCGTCTATCCGGAAGGCATCGCGCACCGGGCGGGCAGCCAGAACTTCTACGTCGGCAGCACGACCGACGGCACCATCTTCCGGGGCACGCTGGGCAAGGCGGCCACCGAGGTCTTCCTCGCGCCCACCGCCGAGCGTCCCACCGCTATCGGCATGAAGGTCGATGAGCAGGGCCGGCTGTTTATCGCGGGGGGACCCAGCGGCAAGGTCTTCGTCTACGACACGGCCAGTAAGGCACTGATCCAGGCCTTCAGCACGCCCGCCGCCACCGCGACCTTCCTCAACGACGTGACCCTGACGCCGGACGCCGCCTACATCACCGATTCGCAGCGGCCCGTGCTGTTCCGCATCGGGCGCACGGCGGGCGGTCTGGGCACCCTGGAGTCCTGGCTGGACTTCACCGGCACGCCCCTGCAATACGTGGCGGGCTTCAACCTGAACGGCATCGCCTCCACCCCGGACGGCAAGTACCTGATCGTGGTGCAGTCGAACACCGGCAAGCTGTTCCGCATCACCGTGGCCGACAAGTCCGTGACCGAGATCAACCTGGGCGGCGCCGCGGTCACCAGCGGCGACGGCATCCTGCTGAGCGGCCAGACCCTGTACGTGGTTCGCAACTCGGCCGTGCTGATCGTGCCGGTCGCGCTGTCGGCGGATTTCAGCAGCGGCACCCTGGGTACGGCCTTCACCGATCCCAGCCTGCGCTTCCCCACGACCATCGCGCAGGAGGGCAACCGCCTGCTGGTGGTCAACTCGCAGTTCGACAAGCGCGGCCCGGGTCTGACGCCGGAACTGCCCTTCACCGTGTCCAACGTGGCTCTGCCCAGGTAG
- a CDS encoding HAD-IIB family hydrolase — MTPAPAPTGLPLLMAFDLDGTLIPERGDRLQDDVATALSRLRAQGVKLAIITGRDMAPEAVREAMQPHAVASNNGGRIEIDGTLHTEAIFTPDDLEAVLAHELDGARAILFTEGGLYVDIPPGYEPEPWMVLRGYRPLAEAPRDSIQKVGYFHPHVAGFAAQLRESHPHLVLTGAQEPYPHFLTVTPTGAHKGAALALIADALGVPHERTVAFGDSDNDEAMLEIAGYAVQVGTLPLLSRHAHVRVEMQVELGTFLSAWADRLGG; from the coding sequence ATGACTCCTGCCCCTGCCCCCACGGGCCTCCCCCTGCTGATGGCCTTCGACCTGGACGGCACCCTGATCCCGGAGCGCGGCGACCGGCTGCAGGACGACGTAGCCACCGCGTTGAGCCGCCTCCGTGCACAGGGCGTGAAGCTCGCTATCATCACCGGGCGGGACATGGCGCCAGAGGCCGTGAGGGAAGCCATGCAGCCCCACGCCGTCGCCAGCAACAACGGTGGCCGGATCGAGATTGACGGCACCCTGCACACCGAGGCGATCTTCACCCCTGACGACCTGGAAGCCGTGCTGGCCCATGAGCTGGACGGCGCGCGGGCCATCCTGTTCACCGAGGGTGGGCTGTACGTGGACATCCCGCCCGGCTACGAGCCCGAGCCCTGGATGGTGCTGCGTGGCTACCGCCCGCTGGCCGAGGCGCCGCGCGACAGCATCCAGAAGGTCGGGTATTTCCACCCGCACGTGGCGGGCTTCGCTGCCCAGCTGCGCGAGTCCCACCCCCATCTGGTGCTGACCGGCGCGCAGGAGCCCTACCCGCACTTCCTGACCGTCACACCGACCGGCGCACACAAGGGCGCCGCGCTGGCGCTGATCGCGGACGCGCTGGGCGTGCCGCACGAACGCACGGTGGCCTTCGGCGACAGCGACAACGACGAGGCCATGCTGGAGATCGCGGGCTACGCCGTGCAGGTCGGCACGCTGCCGCTGCTCTCTCGGCACGCGCACGTGCGGGTGGAGATGCAGGTGGAACTGGGGACGTTCCTCTCGGCGTGGGCGGATCGGCTGGGGGGATAG
- a CDS encoding ATP-binding cassette domain-containing protein → MLPLVELQDVTVIAGGRSLLQHVTLHIQPGEAIRLSGPNGGGKTTLLRVLAGEVAPVGGRRTYGLGGVPRRSAVQARRTLSLVGPDAEAFFLTRDWVQTVRDVLLAGFEGEALNLWGGSPAAEARLTEVVALTGIGALLERDFRTLSHGQRRRVVLARALMPSPELVLLDEFTDGLSEGARAELGGVLGDLHASGVAVILATHRPDEAPALPWRTLRVEDGRLADEFHASRPPIPSPLPRPPGSGDLVRLRGAEIFRNGHRALGPLSWTWQAGQHWLVTGENGSGKSTLARLVAGEFWPALGGEVTRPYLRRDLLSERRRTVGLVGAETGIRQRREWTGQEVIASAWSGSEGFAPELSGTQGGEVEAIAAYLGLGELLGRSAATLSQGQLRRLLLARAVVHRPRLLILDEGLDFLDTYSRARFLALLPELARGGTHLMVVAHRAEDAPAGLTHHLHLSGGTAEFVRALAAEPAGTG, encoded by the coding sequence ATGCTGCCCCTGGTCGAGCTGCAAGACGTCACCGTGATCGCCGGAGGCCGGAGCCTGCTCCAGCACGTCACCCTGCACATCCAGCCGGGCGAGGCCATCCGGCTCTCCGGCCCGAACGGCGGCGGCAAGACCACGCTGCTGAGGGTGCTGGCCGGTGAGGTCGCCCCGGTCGGCGGGAGGCGCACCTACGGCCTGGGCGGGGTTCCACGCCGCTCCGCCGTGCAGGCCCGCCGCACGCTGTCCCTGGTCGGCCCGGACGCCGAGGCGTTCTTCCTGACCCGCGACTGGGTGCAGACCGTGCGCGACGTGCTGCTGGCCGGGTTCGAGGGCGAAGCCCTGAACCTCTGGGGCGGCAGTCCGGCCGCCGAGGCCAGGCTGACCGAAGTGGTGGCCCTGACCGGGATCGGCGCCCTGCTGGAGCGCGATTTCCGCACCCTCAGCCACGGCCAGCGGCGGCGGGTGGTGCTGGCCCGCGCCCTGATGCCCTCGCCCGAACTCGTGCTGCTCGACGAATTCACGGACGGCCTGAGCGAGGGGGCGCGGGCGGAACTGGGGGGCGTGCTGGGAGACCTCCACGCCTCCGGAGTCGCCGTGATCCTGGCGACCCACCGACCCGACGAGGCCCCGGCGCTGCCCTGGCGCACCCTGCGCGTGGAGGACGGCCGGCTGGCCGACGAGTTCCACGCCTCCAGGCCGCCCATTCCGTCTCCCCTGCCCCGCCCGCCCGGCTCCGGCGACCTGGTGCGGCTGCGCGGCGCCGAGATCTTCCGCAATGGGCACCGGGCGCTGGGGCCGCTCTCGTGGACGTGGCAGGCCGGGCAGCACTGGCTGGTCACGGGCGAGAACGGCTCCGGCAAGAGCACGCTCGCCCGGCTGGTGGCCGGCGAGTTCTGGCCCGCTCTGGGCGGCGAGGTCACGCGCCCGTACCTGAGGCGCGACCTGCTGAGCGAGCGGCGGCGCACGGTGGGGCTGGTCGGGGCCGAGACCGGCATCCGGCAGCGCCGCGAGTGGACGGGCCAGGAGGTGATCGCCAGCGCCTGGAGCGGCAGCGAGGGCTTCGCGCCGGAGCTGTCCGGCACGCAGGGCGGGGAGGTGGAGGCCATCGCCGCGTACCTGGGCCTGGGCGAGCTGCTGGGACGCAGCGCCGCCACGCTCTCGCAGGGGCAGCTCCGGCGCCTGCTGCTGGCCCGCGCGGTCGTCCACCGGCCCCGCCTGCTGATCCTGGACGAAGGGCTGGACTTCCTCGACACCTACTCCAGGGCCCGCTTCCTGGCCCTGCTGCCCGAGTTGGCGCGCGGCGGCACGCACCTGATGGTCGTCGCGCACCGGGCGGAGGACGCTCCGGCGGGCCTGACTCACCACCTCCACCTGAGCGGCGGTACGGCGGAGTTCGTCCGGGCGCTGGCGGCCGAGCCGGCTGGAACGGGCTGA
- a CDS encoding GNAT family N-acetyltransferase, translating into MPELVPPSARYKASFIDAVREAQALGSGLGDTLEFDVAEMEQDFASVLAELRRFEPPAVPPEGFVNSEALWLVQGDTYLGRVSLRHRLNERLRVFGGHIGYEIRPSARQQGYGTLALRLALGRARGLGLERVLVTCDADNLGSRRIIETNGGELEGEFRLDFHPKVIRRYWIAL; encoded by the coding sequence ATGCCGGAACTCGTGCCTCCCAGTGCCCGCTATAAAGCCAGTTTCATCGACGCCGTGCGCGAGGCCCAGGCCCTCGGCAGCGGCCTGGGCGACACCCTGGAATTCGATGTGGCCGAGATGGAGCAGGACTTCGCCTCCGTGCTGGCCGAACTGCGACGTTTCGAGCCCCCGGCCGTGCCACCCGAGGGTTTCGTGAACTCCGAAGCTCTCTGGCTGGTTCAGGGGGACACCTACCTGGGCCGCGTGAGCCTTCGCCACCGTCTGAACGAGCGGCTGCGTGTGTTCGGCGGCCACATCGGCTACGAGATCCGGCCCTCGGCGCGCCAGCAGGGGTACGGCACCCTGGCGCTGAGGCTGGCCCTGGGGCGCGCCCGCGGCCTGGGCCTGGAACGCGTCCTGGTCACCTGCGACGCCGACAACCTGGGGTCGCGCCGCATCATCGAGACGAACGGGGGCGAGCTGGAGGGGGAATTCAGGCTCGACTTCCACCCGAAGGTCATCCGGCGCTACTGGATCGCGCTCTAG
- the lipA gene encoding lipoyl synthase encodes MTRPDTTPEPKFIKNGIYRKDSVPVREKKPEWLKVTIPTGGVFTEVRKIVKEHRLHTVCEEAMCPNIGECWSRGTATFMLMGHICTRGCRFCAVDTGNPMGRLDLDEPAGVADSVRLMGLKYVVLTSVDRDDLPDGGAYHFAKTVQAIKTLNPETRVEALTPDFSGNTHCVDLVLDSGVDTYAQNLETVRRLTHPVRDIRASYDQTLAVLAHAKRARPDVITKTSIMLGLGETREEIAEAMRDCRTAGVDVLTFGQYLRPTMHHLPVERYVSPEEFDEIREEGMELGFLEIVSGPLVRSSYKAEQIVMDRPGTLPEHLAHLEAGSELSLI; translated from the coding sequence ATGACACGACCAGACACCACACCTGAACCGAAGTTCATCAAGAACGGCATCTACCGCAAGGACTCCGTGCCGGTGCGCGAGAAGAAGCCCGAGTGGCTGAAGGTGACCATCCCCACCGGCGGCGTGTTCACCGAGGTTCGCAAGATCGTCAAGGAACACCGCCTGCACACGGTCTGCGAGGAAGCGATGTGCCCCAACATCGGCGAATGCTGGTCGCGCGGCACGGCCACCTTCATGCTGATGGGCCACATCTGCACGCGCGGCTGCCGCTTCTGCGCCGTGGATACCGGCAATCCGATGGGCCGGCTCGATCTGGACGAACCCGCCGGGGTGGCCGATTCCGTGCGCCTGATGGGCCTGAAGTACGTGGTGCTGACCTCAGTCGACCGCGACGACCTGCCCGACGGCGGCGCCTACCACTTCGCCAAGACCGTGCAGGCCATCAAGACGCTCAACCCCGAGACCCGCGTGGAGGCCCTGACGCCCGACTTCAGCGGCAACACGCACTGTGTCGATCTGGTGCTGGACAGTGGCGTGGACACCTACGCCCAGAATCTGGAGACCGTCCGCCGCCTGACCCATCCGGTGCGCGACATCCGCGCCTCCTACGACCAGACGCTGGCGGTGCTGGCCCACGCCAAGCGGGCGCGCCCCGACGTGATCACCAAGACGAGCATCATGCTGGGCCTGGGCGAAACGCGGGAGGAAATTGCCGAGGCGATGCGCGATTGCCGCACAGCCGGCGTAGACGTGCTGACTTTCGGCCAGTACCTGCGCCCCACCATGCACCATCTGCCGGTCGAGCGCTACGTGAGCCCCGAGGAGTTCGACGAGATCCGCGAGGAAGGCATGGAGCTGGGCTTCCTGGAGATCGTTTCGGGGCCGCTGGTTCGCAGCTCCTACAAGGCCGAGCAGATCGTGATGGATCGGCCTGGAACCCTGCCGGAGCACCTGGCACACCTCGAGGCGGGCAGCGAACTCAGCCTGATCTGA
- the lipB gene encoding lipoyl(octanoyl) transferase LipB encodes MAGAAFDILDLGVMPYRDAWALQKDIHARVVAGATPTLLLVEHPPVLTLGRKAKEGHNIVVRREYLDSQGIEVLEVERGGDVTYHGPGQLVAYAVFPVGRKVADFLRLLENATIAALHTLGLTDARPNPGYAGVYVSPWDINGRLYDQKIASFGVAVRRHVALHGLALNVTTNLQHFELIVPCGLEDTQMTSVAREYGRRGLSRAASVEEARTALAHAFETTFATYDWTLPELAGAGS; translated from the coding sequence ATGGCCGGCGCTGCGTTCGACATCCTTGACCTGGGCGTGATGCCCTACCGCGACGCCTGGGCGCTGCAGAAGGACATCCATGCGCGGGTGGTGGCGGGGGCCACGCCGACCCTCCTGCTGGTCGAGCATCCCCCGGTACTCACGCTGGGCCGCAAGGCGAAAGAGGGCCACAACATCGTCGTCAGGCGGGAGTACCTGGACTCGCAGGGCATCGAGGTGCTGGAGGTCGAGCGCGGCGGCGACGTCACCTACCACGGCCCCGGCCAGCTCGTCGCCTACGCGGTCTTCCCGGTCGGCCGCAAGGTCGCGGATTTCCTGCGGCTGCTGGAAAACGCCACCATCGCGGCGCTGCACACCCTGGGGCTGACAGATGCCCGTCCGAATCCCGGCTACGCGGGGGTCTACGTGTCGCCCTGGGACATCAACGGCCGGCTGTACGACCAGAAGATCGCCTCCTTCGGGGTGGCGGTGAGGCGACATGTGGCGCTGCACGGGCTGGCGCTGAATGTCACCACGAACCTCCAGCACTTCGAACTCATCGTGCCCTGTGGCCTGGAGGACACCCAGATGACCTCCGTGGCCCGCGAATACGGGCGGCGCGGCCTGAGCCGTGCGGCCAGCGTGGAGGAGGCCAGGACGGCCCTCGCCCACGCCTTCGAGACCACCTTCGCCACCTACGACTGGACGCTGCCGGAGCTTGCCGGGGCGGGGAGTTAA